A region of Rhipicephalus microplus isolate Deutch F79 unplaced genomic scaffold, USDA_Rmic scaffold_27, whole genome shotgun sequence DNA encodes the following proteins:
- the LOC142786658 gene encoding uncharacterized protein LOC142786658 produces MAKEAALQGPAVEASKSGSHTLRCPDEQGGSSLVAGERISADFVLPEKTLTSHSAVTKGTCVTGRSQDCSDSTVRGTEQASQNPPEDVSANSSMPECPRENVRSCVPATMSPSMKYKQTIKHLQAKIAAQRKTIKRLRRQPHQAPSSTSKALEVIRPTARHRGGF; encoded by the exons atggctaaagaagctgcactgcaag gacctgcggtagaggcttcaaaaagcggctcccacacattgaggtgccccgatgaacagg gtggcagctcccttgtagctggtgaaagaatttccgctgacttcgtcttgccggagaaaaccttaaccagtcattcagctgtcacaaaaggaacttgtgtgaccg gccgctcgcaagattgttccgacagcactgtccgaggcactgaacaagcttcgcaaaaccctccagaagacgtctccgccaacagctccatgcctgagtgccctagagaaaatg tgcgttcctgtgtgccagcgacaatgtctccatcaatgaagtacaagcaaaccattaaacatctgcaagccaaaatagcagcacagcggaaaactatcaaaagactgcggagacagcctcaccaagcaccgtcatcgacttcaaaggcccttgaagttatccgacctaccgcacgtcaccgaggaggtttttaa